Proteins encoded in a region of the Chlorogloeopsis sp. ULAP01 genome:
- a CDS encoding LysR substrate-binding domain-containing protein, which produces MELRHLRYFVTVAEELHFGRAAQRLQMAQQPLSRQIQELEAEIDVQLFHRTTRQVHLTEAGKVFLERSYLVLAQLEQAIEATQQIGRGEVGRLAIGFVGSATYTVLPDILRVFREQFPAVELRLHELTTAQQIQALYDKQIDIGIVRSAISEPGLSVECILQESLVLALPETHPFSTQTKVSLSTLASELFILFPAKMGPIFYEQIINICQQAGFRPKVAQEAVQMQTIIGLVAAGLGIAFVPASLQNFHRSGVIYRPLQEQTPKTGLYLTWRQHDSSPVISAFLGLARKTTQWEPNRGDT; this is translated from the coding sequence ATGGAATTGCGGCATCTGCGTTACTTTGTTACTGTGGCGGAAGAATTGCACTTCGGTCGCGCTGCCCAACGCTTACAAATGGCGCAACAACCTCTCAGTCGGCAAATTCAGGAGTTAGAAGCAGAAATCGACGTGCAACTGTTCCATCGCACGACACGGCAAGTGCATCTAACTGAAGCAGGCAAAGTGTTTTTAGAGCGTTCCTACCTGGTGTTAGCGCAACTCGAACAGGCGATTGAAGCGACCCAACAGATCGGGCGGGGTGAGGTTGGACGGTTGGCGATCGGATTTGTCGGCTCTGCAACCTATACCGTCCTGCCAGATATTTTAAGGGTCTTTCGAGAACAGTTTCCGGCTGTAGAACTGCGATTGCATGAACTGACGACTGCTCAACAAATTCAAGCCCTGTATGATAAACAAATTGATATCGGCATTGTTCGTTCTGCCATCAGCGAGCCAGGTTTGAGTGTGGAATGCATTTTGCAAGAATCATTGGTCTTGGCGTTGCCAGAAACCCATCCGTTCTCTACCCAAACTAAAGTATCTCTCTCTACATTGGCTTCGGAATTATTTATCCTATTTCCTGCTAAAATGGGACCCATCTTTTACGAACAAATTATTAATATTTGTCAGCAAGCAGGATTTCGTCCGAAAGTGGCTCAAGAGGCAGTTCAGATGCAAACGATTATCGGCTTGGTTGCAGCAGGACTGGGCATCGCTTTTGTTCCCGCCTCCTTGCAAAACTTCCACAGAAGCGGAGTCATTTACAGACCCTTACAAGAGCAGACACCTAAAACCGGACTTTATCTGACTTGGCGGCAGCATGATTCCTCCCCAGTCATAAGCGCATTTCTGGGCTTGGCACGGAAGACGACACAATGGGAGCCAAATCGTGGCGATACGTGA
- a CDS encoding transglutaminase domain-containing protein yields the protein MSFAPPSFSPRQMFGQKTIRPIGAAVLSGIAFSEDNLIAIDSVKGFLLQIDPVSDNTKILNPYQTKEFTDITGLAIWEDTLWVTRDKSVYACKLGSFGLEHFVTLPYTADGIAVWKSTIYVSCQKLGYILIFDRDTRKEITRFYAPGVGVENLAVSEETLWVCDSTEQTVYCLDRATGEVQFSVLTPFESPTGIAVYTDATTKQQTLYLAYASEEPYVRDNPNADPNHELAYRDRTFIHPLYYHYDSQKHYALSNGYLIEMSYVEEISPIEEVYLQEVEWRIALPSDTDRQKVKHVEPIGLPFKEELIDGQRVAVFTFDALVPGERHMFGWKAVLEVRGIKYRFTPKDVEDVPELSPEFASRYLVDNDELAMDTDIVRRAAEEAIGTETNLLRKMYSIRNYVYDQLSYGIKPHIDTPDRVLERGVGSCGEYVGVLLALCRLNGIACRTVGRYKCPPYAEHQQVPLQPDYNHVWLEFYIPGFGWLPMESNPDDIGNYGPYPTRFFMGLCWYHIEIGKGISFETLTSKGVRLTKEDISIGELAINHIRFTILGELPPF from the coding sequence ATGAGTTTTGCTCCTCCCAGTTTTTCACCTCGCCAAATGTTTGGGCAAAAGACTATTCGACCTATTGGTGCCGCCGTCTTGAGTGGTATCGCTTTTTCTGAGGATAACCTCATTGCTATTGACTCTGTCAAAGGTTTTCTGCTGCAAATAGATCCGGTTTCGGACAACACTAAAATTCTCAATCCTTACCAAACCAAAGAATTTACAGACATCACAGGTTTGGCAATTTGGGAAGATACTCTTTGGGTAACACGCGACAAGAGTGTTTATGCGTGTAAATTAGGTTCTTTTGGTTTGGAGCACTTTGTTACCTTACCTTATACTGCTGACGGTATTGCGGTTTGGAAATCAACTATTTATGTCAGTTGCCAAAAGTTAGGATACATTCTAATTTTTGATCGTGATACGCGCAAAGAAATTACTAGGTTCTATGCTCCTGGAGTGGGAGTGGAAAACTTGGCAGTGAGTGAGGAGACTCTTTGGGTTTGCGACAGCACCGAACAAACAGTTTATTGCCTCGATAGAGCAACTGGGGAAGTTCAATTTAGTGTATTGACACCATTTGAGTCTCCCACAGGCATAGCAGTATATACAGATGCAACTACAAAACAGCAAACTCTTTATCTCGCCTATGCTTCAGAGGAGCCTTATGTGCGGGATAACCCAAATGCAGATCCTAATCACGAGCTAGCATACCGCGATCGCACGTTTATTCATCCCCTCTACTATCACTACGATTCACAAAAACACTACGCTCTCTCCAATGGCTATCTGATTGAAATGTCCTATGTAGAGGAAATTTCACCAATTGAAGAAGTGTATTTACAAGAAGTTGAGTGGAGAATTGCTCTACCCAGCGACACCGATCGCCAAAAGGTAAAACACGTTGAGCCAATTGGGTTACCTTTCAAAGAAGAACTAATAGACGGGCAACGGGTAGCAGTATTTACATTTGATGCTCTGGTTCCAGGTGAGCGACATATGTTTGGCTGGAAAGCAGTTTTAGAAGTCAGAGGTATAAAATATCGCTTTACTCCAAAGGATGTAGAAGATGTTCCCGAACTATCGCCAGAATTTGCCAGCCGCTACCTAGTAGATAATGATGAATTGGCGATGGATACTGACATTGTCCGTCGTGCCGCAGAGGAAGCAATTGGTACTGAAACCAATTTGCTGCGTAAAATGTATAGTATCCGTAATTATGTTTACGACCAATTATCTTATGGCATTAAACCCCACATAGATACTCCAGACAGAGTCTTAGAACGAGGAGTTGGTTCTTGTGGTGAGTATGTGGGTGTTTTGCTGGCTTTATGCCGTTTAAATGGAATCGCTTGTCGTACCGTAGGACGTTATAAATGTCCTCCTTACGCCGAACACCAGCAAGTACCCCTACAACCAGATTACAATCATGTCTGGCTAGAATTTTACATACCAGGTTTTGGCTGGTTGCCAATGGAATCTAACCCCGACGATATCGGCAATTATGGCCCTTATCCAACACGATTTTTTATGGGTTTGTGTTGGTATCACATTGAAATTGGTAAAGGTATCTCTTTTGAAACTTTAACTAGTAAAGGTGTACGGCTAACAAAAGAAGATATTTCAATTGGTGAGTTGGCGATTAATCATATCCGGTTTACGATTTTGGGAGAATTGCCGCCATTTTAG
- the recF gene encoding DNA replication/repair protein RecF, which translates to MYLKTLQLRQFRNYQEQQIEFTAPKTILVGNNAQGKSNLLEAVELLATLRSHRHGRDRDLIREGEDLAQISAFLKRQTGISNLSLTLRRNGRRTVTLNSENLRRQMDFLGILNAVQFSSLDLELVRGLPEVRRHWLDTLLIQLEPIYTHILQQYNQVLRQRNAFLKQNLEIRPTASVQSELAVWDAQLANAGTRVIRRRERAIQRLAPIAKAWHANISGSTETLQVKYAPNVPLEESQPEQVQEAFLAKIQQRAIAELRQGTTLVGPHRDEVELTINSTPARQYGSQGQQRTLVLALKLAELQLIEEVVGESPLLLLDDVLAELDLSRQNQLLDTIQDRFQTLITTTHLGSFDSQWLNSSQILYVQSGKISSKTFINF; encoded by the coding sequence ATGTACCTCAAAACCCTCCAACTTCGACAGTTTCGTAACTATCAAGAGCAGCAAATTGAATTTACTGCTCCAAAAACGATTTTGGTAGGTAATAATGCTCAAGGAAAATCGAACCTGCTAGAGGCGGTGGAGTTATTGGCAACATTGCGATCGCATCGACATGGACGCGATCGCGATTTAATTCGTGAAGGAGAAGATCTTGCCCAAATTAGTGCTTTCCTCAAGCGACAAACTGGTATTAGCAACCTCAGTTTAACCCTACGCCGCAACGGTCGCCGCACTGTTACCCTCAACAGCGAAAATCTCCGGCGTCAAATGGACTTTCTTGGTATTCTGAATGCCGTCCAGTTTTCTAGTTTAGATTTAGAACTAGTGCGCGGGCTACCTGAAGTTCGCCGTCATTGGCTAGATACTTTATTAATTCAACTTGAACCTATTTACACCCACATCTTACAGCAGTATAACCAGGTGCTGCGGCAGCGTAATGCTTTTTTAAAGCAGAATTTAGAAATACGCCCAACTGCATCTGTACAATCGGAATTAGCCGTATGGGATGCACAATTAGCCAATGCAGGTACACGGGTGATTCGACGCCGAGAGCGAGCTATACAGCGACTAGCCCCAATTGCCAAGGCTTGGCACGCTAATATCAGTGGCAGTACAGAAACACTGCAAGTCAAGTATGCACCAAATGTTCCTTTAGAGGAAAGTCAACCAGAACAGGTACAAGAAGCTTTTTTAGCCAAAATTCAGCAACGAGCTATTGCCGAGTTGCGACAAGGTACTACTCTTGTCGGGCCGCATCGCGACGAAGTAGAGTTGACAATTAATAGTACACCAGCTCGTCAATATGGTTCTCAAGGGCAGCAAAGAACGCTGGTATTAGCCCTAAAACTAGCAGAGTTGCAATTAATTGAAGAAGTCGTCGGAGAGTCTCCACTGCTATTACTTGATGATGTTTTGGCAGAGTTAGATTTGTCTCGTCAAAATCAATTACTTGATACTATCCAAGATCGCTTTCAAACGTTAATTACTACTACTCATCTGGGTTCTTTTGATTCTCAGTGGTTAAATTCCTCTCAAATTCTTTACGTTCAGAGTGGAAAGATAAGTAGTAAAACTTTCATCAATTTTTAG
- a CDS encoding DUF6220 domain-containing protein: MTANSEIDRDIAAKSWIKLGFYATSILFNVCLIAQVLTVGVAYFTDPTWWNIHVWLVRGYSGLSLILLAGALIAPFSNSIRSLTVSLPVLLALQFCSIRLQTPLHLEVLHPLIGFTLFYVSSSLVHRVSHEVFSKSDAVTESRRSL; this comes from the coding sequence ATGACCGCAAATTCAGAAATAGATCGCGATATTGCTGCTAAAAGCTGGATAAAACTTGGTTTTTACGCAACTTCAATTCTCTTTAACGTCTGCTTAATTGCTCAGGTATTAACGGTTGGTGTTGCATACTTCACCGATCCTACCTGGTGGAATATTCATGTGTGGCTCGTGCGAGGGTATAGTGGACTGTCGCTAATATTGCTAGCAGGAGCGTTGATCGCTCCATTCTCAAACTCAATCCGATCGCTTACCGTCAGTCTGCCCGTGCTGCTTGCTCTCCAGTTTTGCAGCATTCGTCTTCAGACTCCTCTTCATTTAGAGGTGCTTCATCCTCTAATTGGATTCACGTTATTCTATGTTTCTTCAAGCCTTGTACATCGTGTATCGCATGAGGTGTTTAGCAAGTCAGACGCTGTAACTGAATCTAGGAGGAGCTTGTGA
- a CDS encoding tetratricopeptide repeat protein encodes MKHIKQGIAILGITSMIAGIPAIVYAQAAQTTRGTQISYQQYYTQGVQKLEQGNFSGAIEDFNQAVQLNPKLYQGLCLRGMAKYQLGDLQAAKVDFEQALKINPNYADAYNSRGIVSAELGDTQSAIADFNKTLTINPQFVDAYYNRGLLNHKQGNYKLAIADFNQALKINPKLADAYGNRAIVQYTLGNKRDAVADLQKAATLFREQGNSEGYQQTQFLIQKVQE; translated from the coding sequence ATGAAGCATATCAAGCAAGGAATTGCCATTTTGGGAATCACAAGCATGATAGCCGGAATACCTGCTATTGTGTATGCACAAGCAGCACAGACGACGCGCGGCACCCAGATTAGTTATCAGCAGTATTACACTCAGGGAGTGCAAAAGCTAGAACAAGGTAACTTTAGTGGTGCGATTGAAGATTTTAATCAAGCAGTGCAACTTAACCCTAAGTTATATCAAGGTTTGTGTCTGCGAGGTATGGCTAAATATCAATTAGGAGATTTGCAAGCAGCGAAAGTAGATTTTGAACAAGCGCTCAAAATCAACCCCAACTATGCAGATGCTTACAATAGTAGGGGAATTGTATCAGCAGAGTTGGGAGATACCCAAAGTGCGATCGCTGACTTTAACAAAACACTGACAATCAATCCGCAGTTTGTTGATGCCTACTACAATCGCGGGCTACTAAATCACAAACAGGGAAATTACAAGTTAGCCATAGCAGACTTTAACCAAGCGCTTAAAATTAATCCCAAGCTAGCTGATGCTTACGGCAACCGGGCAATTGTCCAATATACTTTGGGAAATAAGCGCGATGCTGTTGCCGATCTACAAAAAGCAGCAACACTATTTCGCGAACAAGGAAACAGTGAAGGTTATCAGCAAACACAATTTCTTATCCAGAAGGTTCAGGAGTAG
- a CDS encoding cation-translocating P-type ATPase — translation MSAHSLPDSAAVWHNLEVDKSIELLSSNADTGLSPQEVQQRLQKYGPNELEETGGRSAWEILVDQFKNIMLLMLIAVAIISGVLDLLDWRAGLLKPGEVPFKDTIAILAIVILNGILGYVQESRAEKALAALKKLASPNVRVIRDSKPMEVVAKDLVPGDVMLLEAGVHISADGRLLEASNLQVRESALTGEAEAVVKQAEITLPDETGLGDRINLVFQGTEVVQGRAKVLVTNTGMQTELGKIAAMLQAVESEPTPLQQRMAQLGNVLVTGSLVLVAIVVVLGLLRGGNLRELLQVSLSMAVAVVPEGLPAVITVTLALGTQRMVRHNALIRKLPAVETLGSVTTICSDKTGTLTQNKMVVQSVYTAADDQSFRVTGEGYAPTGEFKLQEGTVELQDHPGLQALLVACAVCNDSVLQQDKGQWTILGDPTEGALLTLAGKGGIEKDQWNSKLPRVGEFPFSSERKRMSVITKVEQVETGVSPLSDVDPIISHLVNSEDYLMFTKGSPELTLARCTHIFLGNSVVPFSQEQRDNILAENDRMASKGLRVLGFAYKPLMEVPPEGSEETYEQDLVWLGLVGMLDAPRPEVRAAVQECRDAGIRPIMITGDHQLTARAIATDLGIAAEGDRAFTGQDLQRMSDQELEENVDLINIYARVAPEHKLRIVQALQRRGRFVAMTGDGVNDAPALKQADIGIAMGITGTDVSKEASDMVLLDDNFATIVAATKEGRVVYTNIRRFIKYILGSNIGEVLTIAAAPILGLGGVPLTPLQILWMNLVTDGLPALALAVEPPEPDVMKRPPFSPRESIFARGLGSYMIRIGIIFAIISIILMQWAYYHVQTVQAPGLDPQRWKTMVFTALCLAQMGHAIAIRSNSRLTIEMNPFSNPYVLGSVILTTILQLMLVYVPPLRAFFGTHVLSMSELGVCLGFSALMFVWIEGEKIFFRLIGKKTV, via the coding sequence ATGTCTGCTCATTCTCTGCCTGATTCAGCTGCCGTTTGGCATAATTTAGAAGTTGATAAATCTATAGAACTGCTCTCTAGTAATGCAGACACTGGCTTATCACCTCAAGAAGTACAACAACGGCTGCAAAAATATGGCCCAAACGAACTAGAGGAAACTGGTGGTCGCAGCGCTTGGGAAATTTTGGTGGATCAGTTTAAGAACATTATGTTGTTAATGCTGATCGCTGTAGCTATAATTTCCGGGGTTTTAGACCTTTTAGATTGGCGAGCGGGGCTGTTAAAACCAGGTGAGGTGCCATTTAAAGACACTATTGCTATCTTAGCGATTGTTATTCTCAATGGCATCCTTGGTTACGTCCAAGAAAGCCGTGCTGAGAAAGCGCTAGCTGCCTTGAAAAAACTTGCTTCTCCTAATGTGCGAGTCATCCGCGACAGCAAACCAATGGAGGTAGTAGCAAAGGATTTGGTACCGGGAGACGTGATGCTCCTAGAAGCGGGGGTACATATCTCGGCAGATGGACGCTTGCTAGAAGCATCCAACTTGCAAGTGCGGGAGTCGGCACTTACTGGTGAAGCCGAGGCGGTTGTTAAGCAGGCAGAAATCACATTGCCTGACGAAACAGGATTGGGCGATCGCATTAATTTGGTATTTCAAGGCACAGAAGTCGTTCAAGGGCGAGCTAAGGTTCTAGTCACCAACACCGGAATGCAGACAGAACTAGGGAAAATTGCTGCAATGTTGCAGGCGGTGGAAAGTGAACCTACCCCCTTACAACAACGGATGGCACAACTCGGCAATGTTCTGGTGACGGGTTCTTTGGTTCTAGTCGCGATCGTTGTTGTCCTTGGTTTGTTGCGTGGTGGCAACTTGCGGGAACTTTTGCAAGTGTCACTCTCGATGGCAGTGGCTGTTGTGCCAGAAGGCTTGCCCGCCGTAATTACCGTGACTTTGGCACTAGGAACCCAGCGAATGGTGCGGCACAATGCCTTGATCCGCAAACTGCCAGCCGTAGAAACTCTTGGATCTGTAACTACTATTTGTTCTGATAAAACTGGTACTCTGACTCAGAACAAGATGGTTGTACAATCTGTTTATACAGCAGCTGATGACCAAAGTTTCCGCGTTACAGGGGAAGGTTACGCTCCCACAGGTGAATTTAAACTGCAAGAGGGTACTGTAGAACTACAAGACCATCCAGGACTGCAAGCTTTGTTAGTTGCCTGTGCAGTTTGTAATGATTCGGTATTACAACAGGACAAAGGGCAATGGACGATTTTGGGAGATCCAACTGAAGGAGCATTGCTAACACTGGCAGGTAAGGGAGGTATTGAAAAAGACCAGTGGAATAGTAAGTTACCTCGTGTTGGTGAATTCCCGTTTTCCTCCGAACGCAAGCGGATGAGTGTAATTACCAAGGTAGAGCAAGTAGAAACTGGTGTCTCGCCTTTAAGTGATGTTGATCCCATAATCAGTCACCTAGTGAACTCCGAAGATTACTTAATGTTCACCAAAGGTTCTCCAGAATTAACTTTGGCTCGTTGTACTCATATTTTTTTAGGTAATAGTGTAGTTCCTTTTAGCCAAGAACAACGGGATAATATTCTGGCAGAAAACGATCGCATGGCTTCTAAGGGTTTGCGAGTGCTGGGTTTTGCCTATAAACCTCTGATGGAAGTCCCTCCCGAAGGCTCAGAAGAGACATATGAGCAAGATTTAGTATGGCTGGGATTAGTGGGAATGTTAGATGCACCACGCCCAGAAGTTAGAGCCGCCGTACAAGAGTGTCGGGATGCAGGCATTCGACCGATTATGATTACAGGCGATCACCAGTTAACAGCACGAGCGATCGCCACAGATTTGGGTATTGCTGCTGAAGGCGATCGCGCTTTCACAGGTCAAGATTTGCAAAGAATGAGCGACCAAGAGCTAGAGGAAAATGTTGACTTAATAAATATTTACGCTCGTGTTGCTCCCGAACATAAACTGCGGATTGTGCAAGCATTGCAACGTCGGGGCAGGTTTGTGGCAATGACAGGCGATGGTGTGAATGACGCCCCAGCCCTCAAACAAGCTGATATCGGGATTGCAATGGGCATCACTGGCACCGATGTTAGTAAAGAAGCTAGCGACATGGTGTTGTTGGATGATAACTTTGCCACAATTGTTGCCGCTACCAAAGAAGGTAGGGTTGTATATACAAATATTCGTCGCTTTATCAAATACATTCTGGGTAGTAACATTGGCGAAGTCCTCACCATTGCTGCCGCACCCATCCTCGGACTGGGAGGCGTTCCCCTGACACCACTACAAATTCTGTGGATGAACCTTGTGACTGACGGTTTACCAGCCTTAGCACTAGCAGTAGAACCACCGGAACCCGACGTCATGAAGCGTCCGCCCTTTAGTCCCCGCGAAAGTATTTTTGCGAGGGGTTTGGGTTCTTACATGATTCGGATTGGGATTATTTTTGCGATCATTTCTATAATTTTGATGCAATGGGCGTACTATCATGTCCAAACAGTACAGGCACCAGGACTTGATCCACAGCGTTGGAAAACAATGGTATTTACTGCCCTGTGTCTTGCTCAAATGGGACACGCGATCGCAATTCGCTCTAACTCACGCTTGACAATAGAGATGAATCCCTTCTCTAATCCTTATGTACTAGGATCGGTAATCCTAACAACAATTTTGCAGTTGATGTTAGTGTATGTCCCTCCCCTACGCGCCTTCTTTGGTACTCACGTACTAAGTATGTCAGAATTAGGAGTTTGTCTTGGCTTTAGTGCCTTAATGTTTGTGTGGATTGAAGGGGAGAAGATATTCTTCCGTTTGATTGGCAAGAAAACAGTCTAG
- a CDS encoding oxidoreductase: protein MNSDKNRVTPKVWLITGCSTGFGRALAEVVLKKGDEVLATAREPERLRALTEHYPETAKAVRLDVTSSQDIQTAVDTAIATFGRIDVLVNNAGHGLIAALEEVSDGEIHQFFETNFFGALRLMRTVLPVMRQQGSGHIVNISSTAGLVGFAGSSLYCGAKFALEGTSEALAKEVKSFGVKVTLIEPGAFRTDFNGRSLAVAEQSIDAYAPVSGASLQWFKEMDGQQPGDPRAAAQAIIQAVESPHPPMRLALGTDAMSLIQEKLEWVKTDLDVWQQVTVSTDYTDSNN from the coding sequence ATGAACTCAGACAAAAATCGTGTCACTCCTAAAGTTTGGTTGATTACAGGATGCTCAACAGGATTCGGACGTGCCCTAGCAGAAGTTGTGTTAAAAAAGGGCGACGAAGTGCTAGCTACTGCTCGCGAACCAGAGCGACTTCGCGCTTTGACTGAACACTATCCAGAAACCGCAAAGGCTGTCCGTCTGGATGTAACATCATCCCAAGATATACAAACAGCGGTTGATACCGCGATCGCTACATTTGGTCGAATTGATGTGCTGGTCAACAATGCGGGTCATGGACTCATTGCCGCCCTTGAAGAAGTCAGTGATGGTGAGATTCACCAATTTTTTGAAACCAATTTCTTTGGGGCACTCCGTCTGATGCGAACGGTCTTGCCTGTGATGCGTCAGCAAGGCAGCGGTCACATTGTGAATATATCATCCACAGCAGGATTAGTGGGATTTGCTGGAAGCAGCCTCTACTGTGGTGCTAAATTTGCCCTGGAAGGTACGTCTGAAGCCCTAGCTAAGGAGGTTAAATCCTTTGGAGTAAAAGTGACTTTAATTGAACCTGGGGCATTTCGCACAGACTTTAACGGACGCTCTCTAGCAGTAGCCGAGCAATCCATTGATGCCTATGCTCCGGTGAGCGGTGCGTCATTGCAGTGGTTCAAAGAGATGGATGGTCAGCAACCTGGCGATCCACGAGCAGCGGCGCAAGCCATCATTCAAGCTGTGGAAAGTCCTCATCCACCGATGCGACTGGCATTAGGCACTGATGCCATGAGCCTGATTCAGGAAAAACTGGAATGGGTCAAAACCGATTTGGATGTTTGGCAGCAGGTTACTGTAAGTACGGATTATACAGATAGTAACAACTGA
- a CDS encoding PD-(D/E)XK nuclease family protein: MSISERPFASYHLWSLVAPAAGQQHLHCQMRRGFIKARQHEPQVQLLLAKVTAPQRIGLLAQKGIYEFHHNRHLLNQSDGVQKIAELLKLANSSQEVQQRVLQILTKYQDEPLLSGKRVILLTRGDEGFPKPIWVEQKHYSFRLYATMDCVFIESTGTLHILDFKTGKSTFDRRQALVYLVAARYLYPRQKAVASFYNLEFCKKSDLISVTRGELDFVEFELATIAQKHQEDLQKYQQQNHKFSQIFPPNPGYHCKFCPFNSICEFSAFKVSQKVQY; this comes from the coding sequence ATGTCAATTTCTGAGCGACCTTTCGCCAGTTATCATCTTTGGTCATTAGTTGCCCCAGCAGCAGGGCAGCAACATTTACATTGCCAAATGAGACGGGGATTTATCAAAGCGCGCCAGCACGAGCCACAAGTTCAATTACTGTTAGCAAAAGTTACTGCACCCCAGCGTATTGGTTTATTGGCGCAGAAAGGTATTTATGAATTTCATCACAATAGGCATCTATTAAATCAATCAGATGGCGTACAAAAAATAGCAGAGTTACTCAAACTCGCTAACTCTTCACAAGAAGTCCAGCAGCGCGTGTTGCAAATATTAACAAAATATCAAGATGAGCCGTTACTTTCAGGAAAAAGAGTTATTCTCTTAACTCGTGGCGACGAGGGTTTCCCAAAACCAATTTGGGTTGAGCAAAAGCATTATTCTTTCCGCTTGTATGCGACTATGGACTGTGTTTTCATTGAGTCCACTGGCACTTTACATATTTTAGATTTCAAAACAGGCAAATCTACATTTGACCGTCGCCAAGCATTAGTTTATTTGGTCGCTGCTCGTTATCTTTATCCCAGGCAAAAAGCTGTTGCTTCCTTTTATAATTTAGAGTTTTGTAAAAAGTCAGATTTAATTAGTGTGACGAGAGGAGAATTAGATTTTGTTGAATTTGAGTTAGCTACTATTGCCCAAAAGCACCAGGAAGATTTACAAAAATATCAACAACAAAATCATAAATTTAGTCAAATTTTCCCACCTAATCCTGGTTATCACTGTAAGTTTTGTCCATTTAATTCTATTTGTGAATTTTCAGCTTTTAAAGTCTCACAAAAAGTTCAATATTAA
- a CDS encoding DJ-1/PfpI family protein produces the protein MSHSQQYVVGLVFYPGMTALDIIGPQTVFSALPGIQIHRIWKTLDPIQTDDGMRIIPDTTFDNCPPLDIICIGGGLAQSVVVDDPEILAFLRQQGSMAKFVTSVCGGSEFLAKAGLLQGYRCATHWMFREQLAAAGVPISTERVVIDRDRMSGGGVTAGIDFGLEVAKVLYGEETAKIVQLLIEYDPAPPFDTGSPEKAGADLVNKAMAYAAALNLKVK, from the coding sequence ATGAGCCACTCACAACAGTATGTTGTTGGGTTAGTCTTTTACCCTGGCATGACAGCACTCGATATCATTGGGCCGCAAACCGTATTTAGCGCTCTACCAGGTATCCAAATCCACCGGATCTGGAAAACACTAGATCCAATTCAAACTGATGATGGGATGAGAATTATCCCAGATACGACCTTTGACAATTGTCCACCCCTAGACATTATTTGTATTGGCGGTGGTTTAGCCCAAAGTGTAGTCGTAGACGATCCAGAAATCCTGGCATTTTTGCGGCAACAGGGTAGTATGGCAAAATTTGTCACCTCGGTTTGTGGTGGTTCTGAGTTTCTTGCAAAAGCAGGATTGCTTCAAGGATATCGTTGTGCAACTCACTGGATGTTTCGCGAACAACTGGCAGCAGCAGGAGTTCCAATCAGTACCGAGCGAGTGGTAATCGATCGCGATCGCATGAGTGGTGGTGGCGTTACCGCAGGGATTGATTTTGGTCTAGAGGTCGCCAAAGTACTTTATGGTGAGGAAACTGCCAAAATTGTTCAGCTATTAATAGAATACGATCCCGCCCCGCCCTTTGATACCGGTTCGCCCGAAAAAGCAGGTGCAGATCTCGTTAATAAAGCAATGGCATATGCTGCTGCATTGAATTTAAAAGTCAAGTAG